One stretch of Mycobacteriales bacterium DNA includes these proteins:
- a CDS encoding isochorismatase family protein: MSSDLGAEYVEHGFGAGLGFGAAPAVVAVDIALAYLEKDSPLYAGVEDAVASAARVIAAARAAGVPVVHTRVRYQPGGLDGGLFRRKVPSLWVFDEGCALGEPAPAVAPAPGEVVVLKQYASGFFGTSLASTLRALGVDTTVIVGLTTSGCVRATALDAMQHGFVPIVVRDAVGDRDERPHEANLLDLQAKYADVVSEADTLRVFTAFA; this comes from the coding sequence GTGAGCTCCGACCTCGGGGCGGAGTACGTCGAGCACGGGTTCGGCGCCGGGCTGGGATTCGGCGCCGCGCCCGCGGTCGTCGCCGTCGACATCGCGCTGGCGTACCTGGAGAAGGACTCGCCGCTCTACGCCGGCGTCGAGGACGCGGTCGCCTCGGCCGCCCGGGTCATCGCCGCGGCCCGGGCGGCCGGCGTCCCGGTCGTGCACACCCGGGTGCGGTACCAGCCCGGCGGCCTCGACGGCGGCCTGTTCCGGCGCAAAGTGCCCTCGCTCTGGGTGTTCGACGAGGGCTGCGCGCTGGGCGAGCCGGCGCCCGCGGTCGCGCCGGCCCCGGGCGAGGTCGTCGTGCTCAAGCAGTACGCGTCGGGCTTCTTCGGCACCTCCCTCGCCTCGACCCTGCGCGCGCTCGGTGTCGACACCACCGTCATCGTCGGTCTGACGACCAGTGGCTGCGTCCGCGCCACCGCCCTCGACGCGATGCAGCACGGGTTCGTCCCGATCGTCGTCCGCGACGCCGTCGGCGACCGGGACGAACGTCCGCACGAGGCCAACCTCCTCGATCTCCAGGCCAAGTACGCCGACGTCGTCTCCGAGGCCGACACGCTGCGGGTCTTCACAGCGTTCGCTTAG
- a CDS encoding cupredoxin domain-containing protein: MKRLVTLGVGAAAVALTIAACSSGSSGSSSAAPSSASTTSASSGSSTAAGAITIQSFAFGSPLTVAPGTTITVTNKDPVDHDVVSDDAGMFRTPAIHQNESATFTAPTAPGTYKFSCTFHPQMKGIGTLIVQG; this comes from the coding sequence ATGAAGAGACTCGTCACGCTCGGCGTGGGCGCGGCCGCCGTCGCGCTCACGATCGCGGCCTGCTCGTCCGGAAGCAGCGGCTCCAGCTCGGCCGCGCCCAGCAGCGCCAGCACCACCAGCGCGTCCAGCGGTTCCTCCACCGCCGCGGGTGCGATCACTATCCAGAGCTTCGCCTTCGGCTCCCCGCTCACGGTCGCCCCGGGCACCACGATCACCGTCACGAACAAGGACCCGGTGGACCACGACGTCGTCTCCGACGACGCCGGCATGTTCCGGACCCCGGCGATCCACCAGAACGAGAGCGCCACGTTCACCGCGCCCACCGCGCCCGGGACGTACAAGTTCAGCTGCACCTTCCACCCCCAGATGAAGGGCATCGGCACCCTCATCGTCCAGGGCTGA
- a CDS encoding metallophosphoesterase — protein MRAEASDRRRVRAHVDRVRDALADPRLQDAVAAAAEQIPGDGHPRAKVETVIPADVGRDPSSGGGPRGVPYFSRAPFVSLVQSHVDEALAEQPARGLWVRIVAAVERLLHLAPGSFTARDPDWYLGIARGVLAKLAGGNHDFNPYPAEREIAADARLVVVGDWGTGLPRARDVATHMQEEVRAALAAGRQVHVIHLGDVYYSGLDSEDRDRFLAFWPVTAEQAAVGVTSWSLNGNHDMYSGGFGYFATLLADPRFAAQRSPDGAATSFFRLRSPVWDFVGLDTAWDGDVVSDGQVGVLEDPQAGYVAEVAGEGRKLVLFSHHQLASVYETGDLGDTLPAKLAPVLGAGRVTAWWWGHEHRAITYEETGGVRYPRCLGNGGVPILPEPEPPAGSEPGITWRSTRTVRSGGKAWRRFGFAVLDLDGDRIEVRYVDDDGTLTHTEQIV, from the coding sequence GTGCGGGCGGAGGCCAGTGATCGGCGGCGGGTGCGGGCGCACGTGGACCGCGTCCGGGACGCGCTCGCGGACCCGCGCCTGCAGGACGCGGTCGCCGCCGCGGCCGAGCAGATCCCGGGCGACGGCCACCCGCGGGCGAAGGTCGAGACCGTGATCCCGGCCGACGTCGGCCGGGATCCGTCCTCGGGCGGCGGGCCGCGCGGCGTGCCGTACTTCTCCCGGGCGCCGTTCGTGAGCCTGGTCCAGAGCCACGTCGACGAGGCGCTGGCCGAGCAGCCCGCCCGCGGCCTCTGGGTCCGGATCGTCGCCGCGGTCGAACGGCTGCTGCACCTGGCGCCCGGCTCGTTCACCGCCCGGGACCCGGACTGGTATCTCGGGATCGCCCGTGGCGTGCTGGCGAAGCTCGCCGGCGGCAACCACGACTTCAACCCGTACCCGGCCGAGCGCGAGATCGCGGCGGACGCGCGGCTGGTCGTCGTCGGCGACTGGGGTACGGGCCTGCCGCGGGCCCGCGACGTCGCCACCCACATGCAGGAGGAGGTCCGCGCGGCGCTGGCGGCCGGCCGGCAGGTGCACGTGATCCACCTCGGCGACGTCTACTACTCCGGCCTGGACAGCGAGGACCGCGACCGGTTCCTCGCGTTCTGGCCGGTGACCGCCGAGCAGGCCGCGGTCGGCGTGACGTCCTGGTCGCTCAACGGCAACCACGACATGTACAGCGGCGGCTTCGGCTACTTCGCCACCCTGCTCGCCGACCCGCGCTTCGCCGCCCAGCGCTCACCGGACGGCGCGGCCACGAGCTTCTTCCGGCTGCGTTCCCCGGTCTGGGACTTCGTCGGTCTCGACACCGCCTGGGACGGCGACGTCGTCTCCGACGGCCAGGTCGGGGTCCTGGAGGACCCGCAGGCCGGGTACGTCGCCGAGGTCGCGGGGGAGGGGCGCAAGCTCGTCCTGTTCAGCCACCACCAGCTCGCCTCCGTGTACGAGACCGGCGACCTCGGCGACACCCTGCCGGCCAAGCTCGCGCCGGTGCTCGGCGCGGGCCGGGTCACCGCCTGGTGGTGGGGGCACGAGCACCGTGCGATCACGTACGAGGAGACCGGCGGGGTCCGGTACCCGCGCTGCCTCGGCAACGGCGGGGTGCCGATCCTGCCGGAGCCCGAGCCGCCGGCCGGCAGCGAGCCGGGCATCACCTGGCGCAGCACCCGGACGGTCCGCTCCGGCGGGAAGGCCTGGCGGCGCTTCGGTTTCGCCGTCCTGGACCTCGACGGCGACCGCATCGAGGTCCGCTACGTCGACGACGACGGCACCCTCACCCACACCGAACAGATCGTCTGA
- a CDS encoding hydantoinase B/oxoprolinase family protein — MATLVETTTTPLARADVDPVTVDIIENALRNARYEMDAVLFRTAMSPGIREQHDEFPLIADPDGKMVVGQFGLSIPDFLAGFDGTVEEGDILMTSDPYACGAAISHANDWLVVLPIFHGGRIVGWAAMFGHMTDVGGKVPGSLPTDATSVYEEGVLVPPFKLYKKGELNAEMLGLILNQVRMKEWNRSDLNAIVAACRTAARRVAELCDRFGPETYVSTLDALLQRNFDAMKQLIATTIPADETLTFTDYICDDGMGFGPYKIHCSMYREGDGVVLDFEGTDPQSPGSINYYLNENLYKMFFGIYMIMVFDPQILWNDGFYPLVDVRIPQGTLLKPDYPAALSCRTHGLGRIFDILGGLLGQRQPEFLCAAGFSSSPHLMYSGNRADGEWFQLYQIGFGGIPGRPFGDGPDGHSLWPSFSNVPNEFLEAYFPLRIESYETVPDSGGPGFFRGGNGIDVVYRFLEPGTVSIHDDRWFTYPWGVNGGEPGMRSRKWLARPDGSREVLPSKCDNVKVTPGDVLHYVTWGGGGWGDPYTRDAGLVALEVRRGLVSADGAARYGVVLAADGTADADATAALRERLTAERGDTQIFVYGPSIEELRERCLEETGLPAPRPPTFRAGVPA, encoded by the coding sequence ATGGCCACCCTGGTCGAGACCACCACGACCCCGCTCGCGCGGGCGGACGTGGACCCCGTCACCGTCGACATCATCGAGAATGCCCTGCGCAACGCCCGCTACGAGATGGACGCCGTGCTGTTCCGGACGGCGATGAGCCCGGGGATCCGGGAGCAGCACGACGAGTTCCCGCTGATCGCCGACCCGGACGGGAAGATGGTGGTCGGCCAGTTCGGACTGTCCATCCCGGACTTCCTGGCCGGCTTCGACGGGACGGTCGAAGAGGGCGACATCCTCATGACCTCCGACCCGTACGCGTGCGGCGCCGCGATCAGCCACGCCAACGACTGGCTCGTGGTGCTGCCGATCTTCCACGGCGGCCGGATCGTCGGCTGGGCCGCGATGTTCGGCCACATGACCGACGTCGGCGGCAAGGTCCCGGGCTCGCTGCCGACCGACGCCACCTCCGTCTACGAGGAGGGCGTGCTGGTCCCGCCGTTCAAGCTGTACAAGAAGGGCGAGCTCAACGCCGAGATGCTGGGCCTGATCCTCAACCAGGTCCGGATGAAGGAGTGGAACCGCAGCGACCTCAACGCGATCGTCGCCGCCTGCCGGACCGCCGCCCGCCGGGTGGCCGAGCTCTGCGACCGCTTCGGCCCGGAGACGTACGTGTCCACTTTGGACGCCCTGCTGCAGCGCAACTTCGACGCGATGAAGCAGCTGATCGCGACGACGATCCCGGCCGACGAGACGCTCACGTTCACCGACTACATCTGCGACGACGGGATGGGGTTCGGGCCGTACAAGATCCACTGCTCGATGTACCGGGAGGGCGACGGGGTCGTCCTGGACTTCGAGGGGACCGATCCGCAGTCGCCCGGGTCGATCAACTACTACCTCAACGAGAACCTCTACAAGATGTTCTTCGGGATCTACATGATCATGGTTTTCGACCCGCAGATCCTCTGGAACGACGGGTTCTACCCGCTGGTCGACGTCCGGATCCCGCAGGGCACGCTGCTCAAGCCCGACTACCCGGCGGCGCTGTCCTGCCGGACGCACGGACTCGGCCGGATCTTCGACATCCTCGGCGGGCTGCTCGGCCAGCGGCAGCCGGAGTTCCTCTGCGCGGCCGGGTTCTCCTCCTCGCCGCACCTGATGTACAGCGGCAACCGGGCCGACGGCGAGTGGTTCCAGCTCTACCAGATCGGCTTCGGCGGGATCCCGGGCCGGCCGTTCGGCGACGGGCCGGACGGACACTCGCTCTGGCCGTCGTTCTCCAACGTGCCGAACGAGTTCCTGGAGGCGTACTTCCCGCTGCGGATCGAGTCGTACGAGACCGTGCCGGACTCCGGCGGGCCCGGGTTCTTCCGCGGCGGCAACGGGATCGACGTGGTCTACCGGTTCCTGGAGCCGGGCACCGTCTCCATCCACGACGACCGCTGGTTCACCTACCCCTGGGGCGTCAACGGCGGCGAGCCCGGGATGCGCTCGCGCAAGTGGCTGGCGCGGCCGGACGGGTCGCGGGAGGTGCTGCCGAGCAAGTGCGACAACGTGAAGGTCACGCCCGGGGACGTGCTGCACTACGTGACCTGGGGCGGCGGCGGGTGGGGCGACCCGTACACGCGGGATGCCGGGCTGGTCGCGCTGGAGGTCCGGCGCGGGCTGGTCTCCGCCGACGGCGCCGCCCGGTACGGCGTGGTGCTGGCCGCGGACGGGACCGCCGACGCGGACGCGACCGCGGCCTTGCGGGAGCGGCTGACGGCCGAGCGCGGCGACACCCAGATCTTCGTCTACGGGCCGAGCATCGAGGAGCTGCGGGAGCGGTGCCTGGAGGAGACCGGCCTGCCCGCGCCCCGGCCGCCCACATTCCGCGCCGGGGTCCCGGCGTGA